The genomic segment ggggaagaggcagagaggggCGTGAGAAGGCCGAGGGGGGCTCTGGGCAGCGAGGACCCAGATAAGAGAGGGAGCCCGCggccaggttgggagggggcggAGTGAGCGCCGGCCGCGCGGcgcggggagggggcagggcgctgcgggggagggagggagcgcgcggaggagggagggaggtggccgCGGGGAAGACGCGGGAGGGAGGAAGTCGGAGACAGAGCTGGGAGCGCTCCTGACGGGAGACGTCGGGTCGTCCCTGGGGTCCGGGCCGCGCTCCCCGCTTGCGGGCACGGCTGACCGGACGCTCGGGCTCGGCGGCCCCGGAGGCCGTTGCGCAAGGCAGGGGCGCGAGGCTGGGGAAGGGATGCGCCGGGCGTTGCCTCCGGCCGGCCGCCGCCGCGACCGCCAGAAGCCCCGGCGCAGCTGAGGGAGGCGACGCCGAAGCGCTGGCTCGGAGTGGCCAGGGCTGCAGCCCGGGCGGCGGCCTCGGGCGCTCGCAGGGCTTCTGGGCCCACCCCGTCCCCGCGCCTCCGCCGCCGGCCCCGGGCCCGCCCCCGCGGCCCAGCCTTGCTCCCGGGTCCCAGATGACCACCGAGGGcggcccgccgccgcccccgccgcgccCGCCGCCGGCCCCGCTCCGCCGCGCGTGCAGCCCAGCCCCCGGCGCGCTCCAGGCTGCCCTGATGAGCCCTCCGCCCGCCACCGCCGCCCTGGAGACCACCTCGTCGTCGTCGTCGTCGACCGCCTCCTGcgcctcctccgcctcctcctccaacTCGGCCGGCGCCTCCGCCTCCGCCTGCAAgagcgcgggcggcggcggcggcggcggcggcgcgggcacCGGGAGCGGGGGCGCCAAGAAGGCGAGCTCGGGGCTGCGGCGGCCCGAGAAGCCGCCCTACTCGTACATCGCGCTCATCGTCATGGCCATCCAGAGCTCGCCGAGCAAGCGCCTGACGCTCAGCGAGATCTACCAGTTCCTGCAGGCGCGCTTCCCCTTCTTCCGCGGCGCCTACCAAGGCTGGAAGAACTCCGTGCGCCACAACCTCTCCCTCAACGAGTGCTTCATCAAGCTGCCCAAGGGCCTCGGGCGACCCGGCAAGGGCCACTACTGGACCATCGACCCGGCCAGCGAGTTCATGTTCGAGGAGGGCTCGTTCCGCCGCCGGCCGCGAGGCTTCAGGCGGAAGTGCCAGGCGCTCAAGCCCATGTACCACCGCGTGGTGAGCGGCTTGGGCTTCGGGGCCTCGCTGCTGCCCCAGGGCTTCGACTTCCAGGCGCCCCCGTCGGCACCTCTCGGCTGTCACGGGCAGGGCGGCTATGGTGGCCTCGACATGGTGCCCGCGGGCTACGACACCGGCACAGGCGCCCCGGGCCACGCGcacccacaccaccaccaccaccaccaccaccaccacgtcCCGCACATGTCGCCCAACCCGGGCTCCACCTACATGGCCAGCTGCCCCGTGCCTGCAGGGCCCGGGGGCGTCGGCGCGGCCGGGGGCGGCGGCGGGGACTACGGCCCGGACAGTAGCAGCAGCCCGGTGCCCTCCTCCCCGGCCATGGCGAGCGCCATCGAGTGTCACTCGCCCTACACGAGCCCCGCGGCGCACTGGAGTTCGCCGGGCGCCTCGCCTTACCTCAAGCAGCCTCCCGCCCTGACGCCAAGCAGCAACCCTGCGGCCTCGGCCGGCCTGCACTCCAGCATGTCTTCCTACTCTCTGGAGCAGAGCTACCTGCACCAGAACGCCCGCGAGGACCTCTCAGGTAATGAGCATACCAGGAGCGGCCTCTAGGTCTCCAGGCTCCACGAACCTGAGGATCTGAAGGCACAGTGAGGAGTGGGTGCTGGGTCAGCTGGGTCACTTTACTCATgggggagaggatggggacgTCTTACCACCCTCCCCCATAGCCTTGGTCCAGAGCTGGGCCCCTAGAACTTGCACCACTAGGACGATGGTGCAAAGTCGCCTGCCTTTCTCTGGGTCTCTGGTTATCCCTTGGACTACAGGTTTCAAGTCTCAGGCCTGACATAGCTTGGAGAGAAGGCATGTATGTATGTGCCTTTGGGGACCTTAGCTGAGAAGCTGTATCTGCTTGCTTTTgtcgttcttttttctttctttttttcccagttcTGCTGTATTTTGGTTGGAAAGTGAACGGTCAGATGTTATGTATTCGGAGGGTGTGAGTGGGGAAGCATTGCAGCTGAGCAAGTGTGGAGAGTAGGGaaatgggggtggtggtgggcagagaagaaagcagagtggGGTCCCTGGGTCTTTCACCAAAGGGACATACGTCCAGTGGAGAGGGGCACCAGGCTGTTAAtgagccccctccctccccacacagtGGACCCACAATGATGACAGGAGTCTGTCCTAAGCCAGCAAACCCCAGGCCCACATGTGAActcccctgaggaatgcctaccGCATGTCTTGCTGGTGTAAACTGTGTTGGTCGAAGATTATGAAAATTTATTGACTTGCCAGGGGTGGTGAAAGGTGGGAGGGGACAGATGGGTGGAAGAGAATTTGAGTATCAGCCAGGTTTATGGGGCAGTGGAGATAAACTCTTTAATATTAACCTCTCTGAGGTACCCACAGGCTGCACATGGAAATGGGGCTAACCTGCTGGTCAAATGATGTTGCAGCTTCCCCAGTTAGAAAATGCATGCATTATAAATTGGTTAATCGATGCACCACAAGAACATCAGGGGAGACGGAAAGCCCAGAAATGGGCAAAAAGATGTTGGTTCCCTGGACGGTTAAATTTCCCAAATAGGCCTTTTAAATGCGGGTCTCAGAGGTTAACTAAACAAAGACAGTCTCGGCAGGACCACACCGGAGAGGATTTTAGCCTAACTGAGCACACTGAGAACAGTCTTGTTCAATTTTATGGGAATTTCAACAAGTAACCAATACAGGCGACCCTCCGCTCTTAGTTTTTTATCCCCTCCGACT from the Manis javanica isolate MJ-LG chromosome 16, MJ_LKY, whole genome shotgun sequence genome contains:
- the FOXF2 gene encoding forkhead box protein F2, translating into MTTEGGPPPPPPRPPPAPLRRACSPAPGALQAALMSPPPATAALETTSSSSSSTASCASSASSSNSAGASASACKSAGGGGGGGGAGTGSGGAKKASSGLRRPEKPPYSYIALIVMAIQSSPSKRLTLSEIYQFLQARFPFFRGAYQGWKNSVRHNLSLNECFIKLPKGLGRPGKGHYWTIDPASEFMFEEGSFRRRPRGFRRKCQALKPMYHRVVSGLGFGASLLPQGFDFQAPPSAPLGCHGQGGYGGLDMVPAGYDTGTGAPGHAHPHHHHHHHHHHVPHMSPNPGSTYMASCPVPAGPGGVGAAGGGGGDYGPDSSSSPVPSSPAMASAIECHSPYTSPAAHWSSPGASPYLKQPPALTPSSNPAASAGLHSSMSSYSLEQSYLHQNAREDLSVGLPRYQHHSTPVCDRKDFVLNFNGISSFHPSASGPYYHHHHHQSVCQDIKPCVM